The Micropterus dolomieu isolate WLL.071019.BEF.003 ecotype Adirondacks linkage group LG11, ASM2129224v1, whole genome shotgun sequence genomic interval TATAACATGAgagctgtttctgtttaaatgGTGTGTAGTACCTGAATACAACTTTAATGCATATGTATCGGTTATCTAAGAGTAACTAATCAATCACTTCACTTGTCCCCAAAGGGCGGTTGGTTGCGTAGCAGTGAAATAGAACATAaagtaaaaaacacaaagcacataaacacataaacacatacagagatACAAGTACAagttaaaactattaaaacaacAGCTAAGaataagtgaaaatatataaCCATAATGTTATTTAGAATATAGATCCTGAAGGGTATGGTaggagtttttatgttttggcTAATGGGACTGACTGAAGAGATGTGAGTCAGTTAGGAAACTTTGACAGTGGAGCTATATAGATGGATATCACTACAATTATGATCATTTTTAGAAAATCAATATGCCAGATAACACTTTAAATTCAATACTTCATATgtgctgtttgtctttgttgcaGACACCAGATCCAGGCTGGACACTCCATTACTCCACTTCAGGAAGCCGGTATGGAGAACAGGATCCAGGTTCTCAAGGGACCCTTCAATATTCTTCAGCTGGCCCAGGAGAAGAGGGCCCATTTCCCTTCACCAGGTCTGTTCACATTCAGTAACTTAAGTGGACATGATTTAGCCTACAAGCAGAAAACATGACTGTCAGTTTGCTGATGCTTGACTCTTCAGACACGACCGTCACGCTTTCCATTGTGCCAAACTACCCGCCCGTCAAGACAGAGGTGCCGGCCCATGGCTTCTCAGTGACCATACCGAACAACTGCACCGAAACCGACAGCCATGTGGGTGTCTTTGACCGCCAGCTCACCCACAGCACGGTCCAGTTCAGCCCCAGCACCCAGTCCCGCACGCCCCCCGACTCCACCTATTCAGAGAGTTTCAAGGATGGTTCCCAGGAGGTGTGTGTTTCGATCCCCTTCTTTCTAAAACCCAGCTAATGCTTTCCCtacaacctcctcctcctcctcctcctcctcctcctctacttcgctttcctctcctctcctctctcagaTCTCTCCCATCAGACAATAGGATATTCACCTGATCCCATGGAGCCAGCGGTGGGCTCAGCCTTCCCTGGTTTTATTTGAACATGCCAAAATAGCGGCCAGTGTGTTATTATGCCATTGTCTCACCAACACAATAAAGTGCTGTACTTTTCTCCGACAATAGCCAATgccctttctctgtcctctttctctgtttaaCCTGGAGGGGAATTACCTTAGAAAAGAGTAACCCAACAAAACCCCTGTACGGGGAGGGGGGTTGCGGTGGGTAGTTAGCAACATGAAGGAAAAGCCATTTGAACTAAAAGAAATGGGGATGAAGGGAAAGAACACATTAATAACATCTATATAAAGTGGtaggaaaaagagagaataatCCCTGAGGGGCACAAAATTAAATTCCTATTATCCCTCTGGTGAAGGATAGGAAGAGGcaattaaatcatttaaaatcaaaGCAAAGCAGCTTTTTAATATCTTCTTTTTGCTGCACCTCACTTCACACCTCATCTGTGTTCTTTTTGTGCCGCAGGTGTTTTCCTTCCCAGGGGATCTCCAGTTACGGATGGCCTCCATGACGCCTGAGGAGTACCCGCCGTTTGACACCGTGCCGGGGTAAGTCGCGCTGCCGCCGGCCCACCGTCCGGCTTCCACCGCCATTCAGCTTTTGACACAACAGTGCAGAATGGCCTCATTCATTGCAGTCACGGGGGAGACACCAGACTCCCCCTAGGTGTGAAAGACAAGagtctgcacacacactggTCGTTATCTGACAATGCGCTGGTTTTAGGTCACGATTTAGCTGCAGCGGCTCAATGAAGCACGCCATTATGCTTCACCATGTTTTTGAATGGTGTTATTGCATTGTTATCCAAAAAAGAAGTGCTGTCTCTTGTtgtcttatttttgtgtttacttaATTCTGCCGTTTTCTTATTGTATTTTAGGAATAAGTTTGAGTACACTCTTGAGGCGTCCAAGTCTCTGCGTCAGAAGACAGGTGACGGGACGATGACGTACCTCAACAAGGGCCAGTTTTACCCAATCACCCTCAGGGAGGTTGACAACAAAGGAATGCAGCAACCCATTACCAAAGTCAGGGTAAGAGCGAAAGATAAACCTGGAACAAGGAACAGTTTAGGGATTGCTGAAAGTATTCACATGCTGTATATCATTGTAACATATTAAGTTGTCACTTTGTGTGTAAATTCATTGCCAGAGTGTAGTGATGGTGGTGTTTGGAGAGGAGAAGTGCAGAGATGATCAGCTGAAACACTGGAAGTACTGGCACTCCAGACAGCACACGGCCAAACAGAGGTGTCTGGACATTGGTAAGtaatcctttttttatttaactgtcaattatatatgaaaaaaatatgtccTATTTTACAAAAGAGTCAAATGAAAAGGGTTAAGTAAGTAAGTGTAATGTCTTAGACACTACTGTAGTGTGTAGTGATTTCAGTGATTCATCCTGGTTTTGTCATGTAGTGGGTTGATTAATCCTCCCGTGTCTGCACAGTTAAGTGGCTGCTTGAAAGGACAGCTTAGCGGTAACTGACAGGAAAaggtgtgttgttttgttgtgacAGTTCAGTTTGGTTGGCTAGGGATTAATTTTGCAGCCTTGTCATACAGTCTTTTAGAAAATAAAGGTAAAGTTTTCTTTATAGCTTTTCTGGCCGATTTAAACTgtctatttatttttgattgcgTTCTGTGCATTTGTGCATGCTTTTACTCTTTTACACCAGCTTGGTTGGTTCAGCTGTGCATCTTACTCTACTACTAAATGAGTCaccaaacttttttttgttacagCTGACTACAAGGAGAGCTTCAACACCATCGGCAACATCGAGGAGATTTCCTACAACGCCATTTCCTTCACCTGGGACACAAATGACGAAGCCAAAGTAAGACAACAACAggaacatgtacacacaaaatTAGACACGCTTGTACGAAAGCCTTCCTTTTGCCCTTCGGTGTTCATATAAGAACAAGAGCAATGTTTTCTCCGCAGGATCACTTGTAATCCAAGGTTTCCATGTACTTCCTCGTCTTGAACCCTTAATGCGAGCCCTGAACTTTTCACATAAACACTCTTAAGCCAGAAATAAGctactcctcctccttttcaaGGCCATGTGTGGTTTTTGCCACAGACCAAAATTAAGGTTTCAGGTGTTGAAACGCTTTTGTCGATGATCATCAGCCGTTTTGTTCATTGTTATTCTCCAAAAGAAATTTAGGGGCTTAAGTAGAAGAGTGAGGATGCCGTCACctccttgtgtgttttgtctttttgtttaaagagtgtatgtttgtgtgtgtgtgtgtgtgtgtgtgtgtgtgtgtgtatctgtgtgtgcttgtacgaGTCTTCCTGCTCCGTGAATATACATTTATGACTGGTCCaacctgcctgtctctcacccCTATTGTGATGCTGAGTGTTCAGGTATTTCTGCACGCCAGACAGGTGCAACAAAGAGCGCAGGAATGAGGAAACTCAGCAGGAGGGAGGGGGcgtgttaacaaataaaatcctGTTTAACGGGTAGGAGAGGTGACAGTGACAGACAGCAGGAGCTCCTGTCCTCTCTTCCACTcttgattttttgtttgttgttgaccATCATGTCGCTCTCTGGCACTGATCCGCTCAGCCTGAGACGGAGGACGACTGAGAGGctagcaaacagacagagacaacaTGGCCGTGACTCCTCTCCAGCGCCTTGCTCTCTGTAGGCTACggtttacataaataaagtcaCGAGCACAAAcctctctcacgcacacacaaacacacactcacacacacaccaggatgTGGGTCTGTCTCATGACTTGAGGCCTGTGTCCATAGGATGTTCAtccttgtgtgtgttcattacttcactgtgtgtgtatttgtggaaGCGACACCCTGCCACGTTGTTTGAGCATCTCATCAATGATGGTTGATCTCATCGATCTGTTTGATGACAGATATAGATAtgacgtgtgtgtttgtgtgtgtgtgtgtgtgtgtaggactTGCCCCCGAGGTGATTGGCATTTCAGTATGTATTTGTAAAAGGCAGCCCTCTCCCTTATGATTACCTGCTCTTGGGCCTTTTACTGGTGTTACCACATTTTGCTCTGTGCATGACAAGCTCAGCTATAAATCTGACTTATCATTTTAACAAAGCGTAACGCTGTCATAAACCCCAAATACAAGGAAAATGTACCAATATTTAGTGTTAATCACTCCAAATATTATTGTagttataaaaaatattgttttaatatttacacacacaaatacatatagCAGAAACATGTAAGATTAGTCTATTTACATGTAAACTGATTTTATTCTAACTTGGCTTTGTGAAGGGCAATGTATTCCTGTAAATCActgaaaatattctaaacaGAACTGGTTTTCTCTTATTCTCTCTAcatgatatataaataaagttatgttaCTATAAATTAAACATGTTCAGGGTTCACAGATGAACAGACCAGTGTTcacatattcacacattttaatgtCAGTGATGTCTGCTGCTTACCCCTCGGATCATCTCTATTAGGTGTTTCCAAATGCTCTGTTATGATGGTGTGCTTTGTTGACACAATGATAACCTGTTTTCAATACAAGCACCAGGAAAACAAAGGAGCATCTCCCCTAGCAAACTATATGAGCCTATGATTACTAGAGTAGACCAATAGAGGGCAACACAGAACATTGAACGCAGACCATGAGCCATCTGCCGCAGAGAGGCCTTATGTGTTGCACAATGATTCCAAGTGAAAACCTTAGTTTCTTTATGATTTAGCAGCAGCTATTAAATCATTAGATCACTACTTAAGTTGCTGTGTACTTTTGACATGGCTTGTTGTTATGTTTAGTTTCTCAAACTTTGTACATTTTCTCTTTGCTTGAAACACAGCTGTTCCATGTTCTTTGTCTCATTTATCCTGTCTTCTCCCTCTGTACCCTCTCCACAGATCTTCATCTCCGTCAACTGCCTGAGCACAGACTTCTCCTCTCAGAAGGGCGTGAAGGGTCTTCCTCTGAACTTGCAGATTGACACCTACAGCTACAACAACCGCAGCAACAAGCCCATCCACCGTGGCTACTGCCAGATCAAGGTCTTCTGCGACAAGGGAGCTGAGAGGAAGATTCGagacgaggagaggaagcagtcCCGCCGGAAAGGAAAGGtccctgacctcaaccctagCCTGACCTGTGAGTCACTTTAACCTTGTGTCATACACACAAGCTACTTAATCCTAGAGTTTAAGTGTTGgaaaattttttaaatctgattttattttattttgcttggTTTTATTTAGCatgttactgtgtttttaaatgtaattttaatgcaTTTCTTGTGTTATACCTTGTGTAAATCACTTTGAATTGCCTCTGTGTTTGAAAGGTGCTTTGCCTAAAAAGAGGATGTGATAGAAACTGATATGCAGAGCAGCAgagttgaaataaataattggCCCTATGTATTTAATAACCAAGAGTCTTGTTATTAGTATTCTGTATTATTTTAAGAACAACAACTCAAAGTAGAGGAAAAACTGATCAGATCAATGTGTGAAATGACCTTTTGACCCCTGACAGTTATTCTGTGACCCCGTGTCAGGGTCCAGACCTACACTTTGATCCCTGTTTCTTCAGCTGTAACTGCACCAGCTTTGCTCATCAAATAAAACTAGACAGCTGAGTGTCTGGTTTGTGTTAACCAGGCTCATTTCTCAGTAATAACGGAAGATTAAATGGATTCAATATCAAGATGACAAGTTCAGACAAGTTCAGACTTTTAAAGATGTCCTTCATATTAAACTTCTCCCTGTTGTGTCTTTTCTTCCCAGTTGCGGATGTCAAATTGCCTATCCTCCAGAAACGCAACGATGTGACCACCTTCAAGATGATGAACGACTTCGAGACCCAGCCTGTCCTTTTCATTCCTGACCTTCACTTCTCCACCTTCCAGCGCCACGTGAGTGCCAATCACAGACACAAAACTCTGACTAACACCAGTTCTGTTTAGGACAGCAGGGAATCACATATCCTGTTTGTCACATTTCTGACCATGGACATTGTTTTTGCTACATTTATGTACCCTTCGTAGCATCTTAGGTGGTCCAtaaacagtttgttttca includes:
- the grhl1 gene encoding grainyhead-like protein 1 homolog; this encodes MSQEHDNKRAVLVLQNEPGYGSQRRSFTTEDEAWKSFLENPLTAATKAMMSINGDEDSAAALGLLYDYYKVPREKRTIPQSKQESLVCDVDPNKRHQIQAGHSITPLQEAGMENRIQVLKGPFNILQLAQEKRAHFPSPDTTVTLSIVPNYPPVKTEVPAHGFSVTIPNNCTETDSHVGVFDRQLTHSTVQFSPSTQSRTPPDSTYSESFKDGSQEVFSFPGDLQLRMASMTPEEYPPFDTVPGNKFEYTLEASKSLRQKTGDGTMTYLNKGQFYPITLREVDNKGMQQPITKVRSVVMVVFGEEKCRDDQLKHWKYWHSRQHTAKQRCLDIADYKESFNTIGNIEEISYNAISFTWDTNDEAKIFISVNCLSTDFSSQKGVKGLPLNLQIDTYSYNNRSNKPIHRGYCQIKVFCDKGAERKIRDEERKQSRRKGKVPDLNPSLTFADVKLPILQKRNDVTTFKMMNDFETQPVLFIPDLHFSTFQRHPFPTEDGEESSGMKRQPFSDDEFSSPPNKMVRVEEPKKVLLYVRKETEEVFDALMLKNPTLKGLVEAIAEKYELPLDKVEKVYKKCKKGILVHMDDNIIKHYSNEDTFQITMEELGGMYKLTLTEI